TCTTTCAAGCGAGATTCTCTAGTAATAATCACTTCCTCTCGCTGTTTAATTTCTAGATTACGATTTTGAATAAGTTTATCTAATTTGGCAATTTTGCGATCGCGTTTTTCAATTGCCGTCTTCGCTTCATCAATAGCTTGTTTAGCCTCAGCATACAATTTCTGCCGTTCCGTCTTTAACTCTGCCACTGCTGCTTGCAGTGTCAAACGCTGATTGTAAAGAGTTTGTAATTCATTTCTAGCTTGTTGATACTGAATGACAATCCCACCTAAATGACTTTGAGTTTCATTAAGTCGCGCTTGGGTTTTGGCTTGTTGATTCAGAGTGCGATTGAGTTGAGCTTGTGTAGCCCTTTGTTTAGTATTTGCCGTCTGTAATGATTTATTAATTTTCTGTAATTCTTGTTGTGCCTGACTTTGTTCCTGTCTGGCTTTATTTAACTTACCCTCTACTTGACTTTTTTGGGCTTCTGCGGTTTTTAGTTGTTCCCGCTTGTTTGTCAAGTCTCTTTGAATATCTTCTAACTCAAATACGCCCTTTCTCAATCCGCCATCAGCAGCAAAGAGAATTGCTAAAGTTGAAGCAGAAATTAGACCACCTGTAAAAATAGTGACAATTACAGCAGTTTTTTTCGGACGCAAATTGAAGAGTGAGAGACGGGCTTTGCCAACTCGTGTGCCGATGCGATCGCCCACGGTGGCAATTACGCCTCCCAAAATGAGAATTGCTGCAATCAGAATGTACCCAGTGGTCATTTTTAGCTACCGCAATCCTGACCGATACAGCCTACCGCACTCAACCATTGTAATCGGGTAAATGGAGTTGGGTAAAAGTATAAATTATTCAATTTTGAAATTTTCCTCCAAATTATTGGCTTAATTTCCGCAAATAGAACCAGCCCCAACTCCATTACCCAGAAATTTAAAAAAAGCATAGAGCAGGAGCAGGGTTTACCCGCTCGTTTATGAGTATACTGCCAGAAAAGTCTGTCATTCTGACTCGGTGACTCCTGTAGGGGCGTATTGCTATACGCCCATACAAAACTAGGGACGCATTGCTGTACATTCCTGTAAAACTGGGTACGCATTGCTGTACATTCCTATAAGACTGGGGACGTATTGCCGTGTATCCCTACAAGACCAGGGGCGTATTGCCATACGCCCCTACAAAACTAGGGACGTATTGCTATACGCCCCTACTGCTTTTTCTAAGTAAATTGCTTACTTAAAGCTACGGGTTTATGCACAGTAATCTTCTTTTTATGGATGGAA
The window above is part of the Dolichospermum sp. DET69 genome. Proteins encoded here:
- a CDS encoding DUF3084 domain-containing protein; the encoded protein is MTTGYILIAAILILGGVIATVGDRIGTRVGKARLSLFNLRPKKTAVIVTIFTGGLISASTLAILFAADGGLRKGVFELEDIQRDLTNKREQLKTAEAQKSQVEGKLNKARQEQSQAQQELQKINKSLQTANTKQRATQAQLNRTLNQQAKTQARLNETQSHLGGIVIQYQQARNELQTLYNQRLTLQAAVAELKTERQKLYAEAKQAIDEAKTAIEKRDRKIAKLDKLIQNRNLEIKQREEVIITRESRLKELEKQQQFLELEVARLEKYYQSYRDLRLGKLALVKGQVIAAGLITVDKPVAAHQAIIQILQEANRNANVQLTEPGSTPVNKEILRVTKDKVEQLIAQIKDGREYVVRIFSAGNYVRGEKQIEFFADAVRNQLVFSSGEVLATTTADLKNMTSEQMRQRLDLLISASQFRARNAGIIESVQIDGTFLRFMSQLQQTEQEVEIKAVAADNTYTVGPLRVKLVAILNGQILFST